The genomic region CTTTGCTTTTGCTGTaataagattatttttgaaaatatgttaATTTCTTTCGTTACAGCTCTTATCCAGATTAAGGCTAGGTATGAGGAATATCTACATGTCATGAATGTGCATTGGAGGCAAAAGCACAATAAGCCAGCTGCTTATCCGCTGGCTCCCTCCTCATAAGAATGAAATTAAGCTTAATGTTGATGGCTTCTTTTTCGCTAACCAGAATAGTGCGGCGTGCGGTGGAGTATTTAGGGATCACTTGGGGAGATATATCATTGGTTTCGCTTCCAACTTGGGTAGCTGTTAAATTATGCAGGCGGAAATGTGGGGGGTTGTGCGCGGTCTCCAGATTGCCGTGGCCAACAATTTCAAGCGGCTTATTATTGAAATGGATTCTTCCTCTGTCTTTGAGTTTGTAAGAAATAGTTGTACTGCGAGTCATCCTTATGCATCGATTCTTATTGATATCAACATTCATGCCCAACGGCTTGATATTTCCGGATGGTTACATACCCTTAGAGAAGCAAATTATGTTGTGGATACGCTTGCTAAAAAGGGACATACCCTCCTCTTTGGCCTCCACATCTTTGATGTTCCTCCTCCCGATATTAGCTTAACTCTGGATTTGGACTGTTTTGGCATTTTGTGCCCTAGAGGCTCTTAGCTCTGTTTAGTTGTATTTGGTTTTCTTCCTTGTTTGGGGTCTTTGACCCCCTAGCTCATAAAAAactatttggtaataaaaaacttacataattaggTTGATCAAGATAATTAACAATGTGTAGTTCTGGACAATTAACTTCTTTTATTCTTGGTCTTCTTGGCATTgttgatttttgttttctctcCTTGCAGCTACCTCTTATTGAATTTTGGCTTTGCAGCTTCAATGGAAGAAGAGAAGGGAGGAATGTGGGGTTGGGTTTGTTGGAGAATGAAAGGTGAACGAGTGAGGTTGAAAGGGATGGGTGGGTGGAGTTTGTTGGTTTTGAAAGTGGGTCCACGGGCTGGTTTTCTGCATACGTGACGCGTGGCCGTTGGTAcgcaaatcggatggtccgatttgtgtaccccGAAGTCTGTAATTGGACCGTCCGATTACTCTCCctgaaatcggaccatccgatttcttAATCGCAGCCACCACATCCCAGTGAAACACGCCAAACCCCAATcaccatttttatttttttattttttagtcttGAATCCACATTCATCATTTATTTTATGAAAAGTATAGGAAATTAAGTGTCTAACCAGTCAAAAATTGAATaactcaattaattataattattttaatttattttattaaattataatttgaatAATTGACATTAATTATTGATTTTGCAAAATTAGGATTGGTGTAATAACAGAAGCCATCAACAACGTTAATCACGCTcctgtttctttattttctctctcCACACGGTGCTTGTTTTTACTCATCAACTGCGCTGACATTCTCCATCCTATCATCCAACCCGTCGCTGTCTCCTTGGTTCTCCGCTGCGTGTGCCGCCATTAGCGGTGCCGTTCATGAGCGTGGTGCAAGTGTTGTTCATGACTCAATCACATCGCCATTCCCCCGCAAGGACCATCACGCCGAGCTGTTCTTACACAAAGAAGCTGTTGTCGAGGTGCAAAGTTTCCGACAGAGAGCATCATCAATGGCAACTCCTCCACTCGCGATGCGCGGCCTTCGTGGCTTCCTCCTCGCAACGCGCCACTGCGAGTCCCCCGCCGTCCATGCAACGCCATCCAAGACGTCGTCGCCAGCCACCCTGcggttcttctttttctcctcttcctatttggttttgaataattttttttaactagatttttatgtttctttttcctaaatttcggatgattctttttattagttttggataattttttttctatgttttgtatatttttttcttaggatttggatgattcttcttcctatgttttgtatttttttttaagatttagatgattctttatcttatgttttggtgtttttcttttagAGTTTGgacgtttttttttttggaaaaaggaattatGATTTGCGTAATAAATAGTAAAGGATGAATTAGAGTAAGAAGatgtaattaattaataataattaatctggtatcttttaaaaaataaaatttaaataattactaaTTAATAACAATTAATTAGTATAGAGTTAagtataaaaatactttttcGGCCACTAATTCTCGACAGTTATTTAAGCAGACTAGTGAGCTAATCACTACCCCAATCCATCCTAATTCCACAATCATCATTTTTTTTTGGTCAAATACCCTTACAAACACACACATCCCTTCCCTTTCCCAATGGGTTCCACAATCATCATTTATGATCTCCTTTCTTTTTGGGCCTTGGGCCTCTCACTggatccaaaaaaaaaaaccgtAAGGAACCTGTTCCTCCTCTCTCTGTCTCTGTTTGTCTGTTCCTCTGCACCGGAGACGCTGCTTCCTCCGCCGTTCGTTGTGCCTCCATCACGGCAGCGCCGTTCTTTGTCCTCTAGCTGGTTTCCATCCGTTTATGGTCGCCGCTGCTTGTTCGCCGCCCTTCACTATCGTCAGTCGTCGCCTTTCGTTGTTGATCCTTCACAGGTAGGTCTTCCCCCATgcatctctatttttttttcatttccgaCAGCAATTCTCTGTTTTCCGGCCGGTTCGACCGGTCTAATCGTGAACCGACAGCAATTACGGTCCGGTTTGCCCCTAAAACCTTTTCTTTAAAAACGGGAGGTGAATCGTCGAACCGGCCAGAAACGGTTGAACCGGACAGTGAACCGACCGGTTTAAAAGAAGCGGCGTCGTTTTTGCCAAATTTGCTTACTTTCACTCTTGGTTCTAAAGCTCCttcgtttctttctccctttctccctCCGTTTCTTTCATTCACAGAAACTCGGCCAAAAAACCCTAGCACTGCCGCCGTCCGTCCGTCTATCTAGCTTCCCTCgtgctccaagtcttcaacccccgttcgctgtcaccgatcgcagctgcttcctcgagctcggcgtccgtcgtctttgtctgctcagccgCGCTTCCGCCGCCGTTGGTTGCCGTTAACGTTCGCGTCTTCGTTCAGCCGTCGTCTTGGTTCGCGTTCTTCGCCGTTCAAGTTTGCTCGGCGTTCACCGTTCGCGTTCACTCGCCGTTCACCCTTCGGGTTCGCgttcgtctggaagccacgttgccctgcttcaaactctgcgaccAACCCGCGCGCTCCACCTTTCCGTCGAACTGCTCTCTTTTGTCGCCgccgtgagttccctaaacccaccaccagacaatacactcacacaacaccaatactctgcttgaaactctgcaacttcttatttctattacaataagtaactatttgatttggcagtggtttggatttttttcatagactgaattaaaggatacaatagttatgttctcttttctatcacattgatactaagctttgaattctcttatttcgtttcaagtttaccgcactcaacatgtttgatgaaatgctttaaccatatttcgGGTTGGTTTTATCATTTctagcttttagaaacttagtaagttgattgcatatgaaattagaataattggatcttagtaattagaaattttttttcATAGACGGAATTAAAGTATACAATagttatgttctcttctctatcacattgatactaagctttgaattctcttatttcgtttcaagtttaccgcactcaacatgtttgatgaaatgctttaaccatatttcAGGTTGGTTTTATCATTTctagcttttagaaacttagtaagttgattgcatgtgaaattagaataattggatcttagtaattaggaaattttagctgcacaaatagcatctttgtagaaaacatattagcatgatgattccacttgcattAGTGTTCTTCTGGTAAATTTTAACGGTTAGTGTgaacttgttaatttgctaattgttcttgTGCTGTTGTTTGGTTGTTcttctgttatttttattttatttttgttgtgattttctgttcttgaacttgttaagttgataatttgctaaattgttgggctgctgttgttttaatttgctaaatttttTGGTTTCTGTGAtttaatttgttggattttctattTAGGTCTTGTTCTTGTTTTTTTGCTAAATTGTTGTTGTGTATTTATTGTTGTCTTTGAGATTCTTGCTGGATATTGGTGATCattgatttattatatgcttcatgttttcattgttttcttcttctgaagggaaaaaaaaattctgttttcattgttttgtttcagaaattaattttttgtgaTCAATGCTCAAACTCTAAATGCTGTTCTGTTGGTTTTGCAGTGTTTGTTTtgtttcagaaatcaattttttgttatcaatgctcaaactctgaatgttgttcttctgtttttgttttgtttcgtaAATCAATATTTTGTGATCAATGCTCAAACTCTGAATGTTGTTCTGCTGTTTTTGTtgtttcagaaatcaattttttgtgaTTAATGCTCATactctgaatgttgttctgtTTTGTTTTAAGGCTGAGTTTAGAAGAGGTGATTGATTTTTGagtgttgttttgtttttgttttaaagcTGTGTGTTGTGttcaattttcattttgtagGAAATTCTGAGGTATATAAGAATTAAGAAGGAAGACTATTTTAACGGTATTATTCTATTGATTCTGGTATTCTACAAGCTTGAACATAGAATTGAAGAGAGAAaccctttattattttatcattggcCTATTTTTGGCATTGCATATCATTGTAGTTTGTTTATTCATAGAACTAGTTGTTTATGATCCCCTTTTGAAGTTAAAAAATGCAGTAGAAGAGTGTTTAGAACCAGTTgctttattcattgaatttttaTAGAATCAGGtgtttattataaaacggtttttctGGTTGAACCACAGTTGAACCGGTTAAACTAATGAACTAGTGAACCAGTAACTAGAGTGgttcgatgaccggtccggttttttGAACCTTGGTTTTAAAAAATTTCAATGGGATGAACGTGATCTTTTGTGATTACTGTCAAAACTAATAAATCTGGTTCCGAAATTGAGATTTGTTGTTGTACTGTTGTTGCTTGTTGCAGATTTTTTTTCCCTTTCATGTTAATTATGCTGCTGATTTTGTTCCAATTTTCAACTCCATATTTTTTCAGTCCTCTAAATTTTGTTATTATGCATTGAGATTTTTTTGTTGACGTACTGTATAATAGATGCAAAAAGTTTCATTACCAAAGTGACAATTGGTGTGCTACATCTTCAAGTACTGTTCAAATGTAAAAATTCTGAGTTTAAAATTTCAATTCTTAAACCACAAAGTGTTAGTTTTTCCACTAAGAGTGTTAAATTTTTTAggttaaaattgttaattttgaGTTAATAATAATTAGGTGCATTTTTTGGAAAATTATTTGATAGTCATGGGAATATCAGGGTCTACACAACATTGGAATCTTCATTCCCGGACATACTTTGCAAGATTTCTGTGAAAGTTAATCCACCTATCACAAAACATTTCCCATCACTTCTCTTTTCCAAATTTCTTCAAAACACATACACGTCCACCTCTCCCATCACTGCTACTACCCCCTTTGCCTCTGCCTCTCTCGTATGTATCGTCAACTGTAGGTAATAATATTAAATCTGTCATGAAATGGTAACCAATGAGATGGAGATAGTTCAATGTTAATCATAAATGCTGTTTATTATGTTTGGTTTTTTGGATATGCAAATTACGATTTTAGTTTACAgagatttaatttaattaatgttTGACTTTGAAAATTTGACAGTAACAAATGCTGGGACTCTCATATGGAGAAATACTTCTGTTGATTGGAGTAACTGCTGCTGTAATTGGTTGGTTCATGCTGCTGGTCTTATTTTCTCTTTACTGTATGATGATTTTGATTGTAGGAATTTGAAAATTGTTTCTCTGACAAATTGATGTGTAATAGGCCCAAAAGATTTGCCAATCATAGCCAGAACAGCTGGGAGGCTAGCTGGTCGCGCTGTTGGATATGTACAATTGGCTCGCGGCCAATTTGACAGCGTTATGCAGCAAACCCAAGCTCGCCAGGTACTCCTCATGAGGTTACCAAACTCTCGAGTGAAAACTCAAACTCTTATGGGCATATACGTTTAGGTCCGATATCAAGTTTACAATTTTACAAGTAAAACTCTGACGCATTTGCTAGTTGAGTTTTATAATTCATGTTTACCTAAACTCTACAAGTTTAGATGTATGGAGTTTGGTCACATTGACTCTCCTTTCTCCAACCTAGAGCTATAACTAGCATATACTAGATTTGTTAGGTCACATATGTGCTACATTTGGTTTCTCACAATAATCTGGAGAAAGTTAAACCAGTGGAGGAGGTAATTTCAGAAccagaataataataaaaaagagggaaaataaaaagaaaaaaagaaagaaagaaaaatctgTCCCTTAAGTGTAGATGGGGATTGTGATTTCATGCTTGATATTTACTTTGAATTTCTTAATAATAGAAGAGTAGTGCAAAAGTTAGGCACATATTTAAATTGTATTGAAGAATTTGAGTAATCATCCCACAGCTTGGTAATGGCATTCAATGAGCATTGAGCAAAAACTAAATTCTATTGTATTCACCTGTTTTGTTGTTAGGTTCACAAGGAACTGCAGGACACAATGGCACAGCTCGATGCTATTCGTCATGAAATTAGAAGTATATCACTTATAAATCCTGGCCCTATGACCCGCGGGCTTGTGGATAATCCTGACCAGACATCTATTCCAAATGGTAttgtttttttgaatttttctgttTTGGATCGTAGTTTAGTATTCTAAAACTGTACTGATTTGCTAAAATTCTGCGCAATCTTGTTATCTTCTGTCGTCGATGATTAGGCACCAAAAAAACCGAAGACGTTGGAGAGAATAAGTCCATACCCCTTGCTACCACTAACTCAACACCCACTGTTATCAAGGTTAGATTGAACACAAATAGAACTTGAAATAAATTATATGCTGCTTCAGGAAAATGTGCTTACATGGTATCTAATATTTTCCAGGATTCACCTTCAAATTCATGCAACATGCAAAGTCAAGCAACGACATATGCCCGATTGGCAGAGTCTGCTATCATTAAGAACAGTTTAGCTGCAAGTAGTACTGAACCCCAGAAGATTAAACCTGAACTGCAGCATACTGTCTTGCCAATTTCCGCTGAAAGCGCTGGACTCTTACCAAATCGTAGCGGTAACTTTTAGTTGTTGCTAGATTTTGTTAGTTTGTTTCTATGGTTAGCTAAAATATTTATAGTTTGTGCATAATGTATTGGGGGTTGTCTGATGAATATCTCATCCTATCCATGTTAGATCACGTACATATATGCGTATGTGTTCAGGCACTGGAGTGGATACTTTCCAGAGTATACAATCAGTGGTGAAAATCCACGCTTGACATGGTCAAGTGGATTTTCTAATTGATAAACTCTTTAACGGTTTATCCGTAAAGTCGTACATTCGGTTGGAGCCTAAACTGATGAACTTGTAAGAGTTTACAAGTTAACTTGAGAGTTTAATAACTTTGTGTGGACTATTTGGGGATGCATTGAATGCCTTTTAGTTCATTGGCTCATTGTTTGTTATTTGTCAATGATTTGAGTGGCTAATGATTGCTCTTTATCCCAATTAATTTTTTCGttcatttttctttaattattattatcatGGTGGACTTTCATGTGTAGTTTTGTTATAGAATGATATCTGAAACAAACTTTTTGGTTGTATTGGCAGCTGATGTGAAAGGATCCGACATAGTTCTAGAAGCAATCGTGGAGGCAGAAGTAGCTCACAATGCCAAGGAATTCTTTTCACAACCCCAAAATCAAACATGATTGATATCATGTGGTAATGTTACATTTCACCTTTCTAATATATCTTCAACGTTAGTTGTTTGTTCTTTGTAGCATTTGTAATTGATTTACTTGTAAATAAAAAATCGTATGTAATCCAGTAGATTTCGTTTACCAACATGACGTAGATCAGGTTGATCGAGTGACACGCTAGTGTCTCTTTTTTTGGGTTTTGTTTTTCTCCCGGTGGCTTCAATTAAGAATGGAAAAAAGTTGTGTTAGCAGAGATAGTTGGTCTCAAGTAGGATTAGTCGGCTTTCTGACATTTGGTTtgcatttttacttttaattttttcataattttgtgaaggaaaaaaaaaaaaggttgaaaTCAATGGTGTTCATTCTTTGCATTCTTATTGTAGCTGTCCCTTCGATTATTTCTTAATGCACTACCACCAATGGAGTACACAACGAGTAAGATGAACAAGAATATAACATTGATTATAGTTACTACCTTACAATCTTTGTTACGATCTTCTATTAATCCAACCTTACAAGATTCACAATTGTAGCATAGAATATTTGGATCATTACTCAAAGCACCACAGTCAGAATTGCTATAAGTTGTATTAGTTGCCTTGATCCAAACATTAGAACTTTGATTAACGAATATCCGATTACTTACAACATGACTAAAAAATGACAGTCCGGTGTACAAGTATCCTGCGCTAACGTAGGATACGGGATCAGGAAATGATCGCATTCAAAAGATATAATGTATGTAGTTTAACCTGATAATTATATTGGTAGTTGTTTTTACGGTTTGAATTCGTGAAGATAACTTAACTGTTCGTGAAGATAACTTAACTGTTTCCAGTTCCAGGTTTTCCTTTAACTTGCAacatgaccaaaaaaaaaaatcaaaatttgttAAATAGCAATGTTCAACCTATtcatttgttatatatatataacagcTACTCTATcatgtaataaaaaaaaaacagtgtATAGTTTTCGGTAAaacattatttttctttctaataTAGTAATGTTTGAAGGTGGTTTCAGTTTGTCTTaaccattttattttattttatttctttttccttaATTTTAACGTTTGTCATACATATTTTGTGCTAAaggaaaattttatttatttttgactaatattacaaattaatttaaaaaaaaattgtagtcGGATATTTTAGTTTCAACCAATTTTAATGATCTAATCTCTAAAATATTGTACTCGGGTAGATAAATTAGTGGGTTTAGTACTTACTAttgttggattttttatttttaaataaaataaatattttatataccaAAATACATATCACTCATTGCCATTATATATTTTGaggggttaatagtcaaattcgtcTTTAAAAGATTactcattttttaaattagttctcaaaagatttttttagtcatattagtcctGAAAAGATAAAATGCCAGTCGAATTGATCATTCCGTTAATTAGATGATGACGTATCACGTTAAGTGCCATATGGCATGATGACATGATAGGTTAATgtcacgtgtcacaagatgattggttgatgtGTCAGGTTAGAGACATTTAGCacgccacgtgtcacttgacatgtaaaaaaattatttataatcaaaatagtctctgaatttaaaatttaaaaaattaatcaaattagtttttatatttttttaaattttagggatgaaaatgacttacatcTGGACGTTCAGGgattattttgattataaataactattttacatgtcaagtgacacgtgacGTGTTAGgtgtcactgacctgacacgtcaaccaatcatcttgtgacacgtaATCATCTAACTAACGGAATGACCAATTTGACTTATCTTTTATCTTTCAAGAACTAATATGACTAAAACAAATCTTTTGAGGACTAATTTAAAGAATGAATAATCTTTCAATgacgaatttgagtattaacccaTATTTTGAGTATATAGGATAAAAGATAAATAAGCATGAAAATCGGGTACTGTATACTTAAAATGTGTAAcacttaatatttttaaaattgaaatagtctttaatatttttttaaatcattCCTAATATTATAACAAAAATGTTATTTGCACACCAAAATCAACTATTATGTATTTGTCAAATTAGTCTTACTACACATTCAAGTTTTTTGGCAACCAAGTTGGTCCAGGTTCACCAAAAATTAGTTTCATTAGTGAATGCATGAATACATGCTCCAACTATCTCTACTAATGTAAACGTTCGTATCTCGcattcctctttctcctcctccttcttcttctcatttttcttcgcgttccttcttctttttcacattccttcttctttttcttcgtgTGTTTTATCTTTATCATCGTTCTTTTATTGTTGCTGTTATtactgcatttttttcttttccccttcTTCTTCCTAGTGATTTTGTAGCATTatctgtttcttttttttctttgtttgattttttttaatttttatttttgtttagagagtaaaacaagaagaatcatGAGAAGgcaaaaatagaagaagataaataacaaaagaagaagatgatgatgatgataatgaagaaaaagaaagaggagaaggagttttgagaggaggaggaggagggaggAAGAAGAAGCGCGTGATgtaaaaaattgttataaaaattTGGTTGGACTTTGTTAAATATTTTGTTTGGTTGTAGAGTTTTTACTTATCAAATACACATAtaatttaactcatttttaatatatattttg from Arachis ipaensis cultivar K30076 chromosome B02, Araip1.1, whole genome shotgun sequence harbors:
- the LOC107624895 gene encoding uncharacterized protein LOC107624895 gives rise to the protein MLGLSYGEILLLIGVTAAVIGPKDLPIIARTAGRLAGRAVGYVQLARGQFDSVMQQTQARQVHKELQDTMAQLDAIRHEIRSISLINPGPMTRGLVDNPDQTSIPNGTKKTEDVGENKSIPLATTNSTPTVIKDSPSNSCNMQSQATTYARLAESAIIKNSLAASSTEPQKIKPELQHTVLPISAESAGLLPNRSADVKGSDIVLEAIVEAEVAHNAKEFFSQPQNQT